Below is a window of Impatiens glandulifera chromosome 2, dImpGla2.1, whole genome shotgun sequence DNA.
CATAATATGTAATGGCATTTTCTAAATCTGGATATGATTTGAAATGTTAGAAGCTCTTATCTGGAGttgtatattaaataattatcacGTTACATTTATTTCTTTGTggtgtcatattttttttattatatatacaaataataatgatataaataatgtttttaaaaataaattatttgacttTGAAgtgaattttgattttacttAGAGTTTATAAGTGATAAGTAATTTTAAGTATACACTTTTTGAATGGCTTAATTGAAAGTAATTGATCAAAAATATTGGACTATTCTATCACCAATTGGGTTGTTTTTATTTGGGCTGATGATGAGCTAACAAAAAATGCATCTTGGTCCAAATGAGTCATTTTATTTGGATCCTTTTATAATAGATAAGAGCTTAAGATTTAagagtcatttaaaaaaaataagaataaaatttaaaattttaatttttctgaCAAGTGTTTTAGATATAAACCCTTATTCTCGTTTGATTTTCATTTGTAAATCttcaaaatttgacaaaaaagaaagtatttatttttctgAAGTCTTACTCTCATAATATGATTGATTACTGCCATTTAAAAAAGGTAAGTTGTCAATAACAAGTCCAAAAAGTTGTATGTGatattaattacttatattGTAACATTACTGATGATTGATTGTGAATTTCGTTAAGAACTTATTGTGAAATATaggttaatttttaaatgattaatctcgatgtgttttaagtgtgttTGATGACATAGGAGAAATTCGTGTTTTTGTAATGATACTACCcttaattatatcatattataacttaaaaaaacaattgaatGAAActctaatatttaaattttgtgtaatCTCACTATGATGTTAATAGAATAAAAGGTAAGTTTGATTCAATACTAAGCCTACTTCATTCATGATGAAATTATTtgtcaataataatatattaaacgcGATTTTAagatatctaaataaatatttttaactcatGTTTCTTGTGTGAAAAAAGTTTAAACACAAATAATCTCATATGGATTATGTCTACATCTACTCAATGCTTTAGagaatatttgaataattatgaaAGGGatattattctaaatatatcaaatttccAATATAGATAATCATTTCatgaattaattgaaataaaataagttatggattttgaaaaacaataagTTTCCAATTATTGAAATGACAATAATCTAGTAAAGAACAAATAATGAACTTACCATTTTTGTATCATCCCAATTATAATTTAGATAGATTAAGTGAATAATGTAGAGGATAACAATAacatttttatctatataatacAAATctatctttaattaaaataatttataatataaataattcaatatttttcttcatttatacataaaatactaaaataaatatacactataaatataagttttaatcaaatttttttcaTTCCGTTAAAAATCGgtacttaaaaaaacaaatatcacTAATTCGATTATCggttaaaacattttaaattaaatgataagtttAAGGACAACAATTTAAAACCGCCATAACGGTCTCCCAATTGATCTGAATTTAATTTTCTCCGCTTTGACCCGAGATCACGacaaactaaagaaaaataaaaaaatgttgactGGAATCGAGGAGGAGatgataattatttatctacCCCGAAAATATACAAATCACAATAATGTCATATgtatgtataataatattttcaaatatactattagtcttataaaaaaaaacatagtatattatgagaaaaataaataacaatcacacctattttttttaaagtatttatattaaaaatgaaaaaacaatctTTACACCTATATATAagaattataactatttttagCCTATCATTATAGATAACAAGCTATAAGCaataattatcttttaaaaaatacatcttttatcgtttaaaaaaataaaataatatttgacaagtttatataattttgaaaataccctatattttttttttctgataaGGAAGGAAAGGGAATTCCGTTCCAATCGAGACggatatacaaaaataaaataaaatatttcgtCGGAATTGGGGCAGATATGATTTGTGTTCAGAAGAATCGGGGCAAGGTAGGGTCGGGTTGGTACTCTACCCGAATTGTTACGTTGCCATCCCTAATCCCTAATCTTGTATTTCTATTAGAAAGAACATCAAATCGTCATTCTAATTGAGCCCTTCCGTGTCTAATAAAGACCCGACCCGATTGAGACGTTCTTAGGTACAAATGATAACTgccaaatgaaataaaaataaaaataatttatttttgaaaaattatattatatattacttgAAATAGAAGAAAATCAAATACGTCGTCGTTTAATCGTTGCTGAACCAGACAGAGGAGAAAAAATCCCCCTTCCCACCACAAAGTTTACGTTCGAGATCTGAAAGAGACGATTCAGCTGTCGCCGCAACCGCCCATCGGCCAACGCCGGACTATATATCTCTCTCCCTGAATCGTGAATCTAGACTTCCATTTCGTTTTCCGGCGAATCCGACGGTTTCGTATCTCCTTCAATATTCGCAGTAAGTTTCTTCTCTCCGTTTTCATTTGAACAGATTGTGCTACTTTTATCGCATATTCAACAAATCAATCACGTTGTTTCGATTTCTTCAAACCGGATTTCATTTTGGCAGGGTGATCGATCTAGTAACGATTCAGTATTCGTGCATGTGATCTATATGACAGTTGATAAACAGTTGGATTTCGAACCACGCGAATCATATGGATAAAAATAAGAACCGTACCGATCTGCTCGCTGCTGGTCGGAAAAAGGTAAATTCCTTTAAAGAATTTGTTTATGTTATTCCAACACTGAATTCGCACAATGTGAATTATTATGAGCTAGCTGTTCATgtgttattaaaaatttatgtgTTTACCAGCTTCAACAATTCCGGAAGCAAAAAGATACTAAAGGAAGTAAATCGTCAGGTAAAAGTGGTAAACATGATCATGCTGATGCTGACCGTCCTACAGTGGAGGAAGTTAAATCAGTAAATGAATCTGATGATAAGGCGGTTGTCTTGCCAGTTACAGTGGATACCAAAGACGATGATAATAGTCTTATGCCTGCAGTTGCTATAAATGATGACAGTATTATTGTGGCTGATTTGCCATCAGAGAATACAGGAGTTGTTGACTCCTCGTTGAATACAAACATTAGCAAACAAGGTACTGATATTGTTGCTCAAGATGATACGGTATGCTTTTTTGATGCTGAGGATGTGGTCCCTGAAGAAACTAAAGTAACTTTTGGCACGGTTCTGCATGATGATATCACTGTTTCACGTGAACTAGAGGTCACTGATGGGGCAGATCAGGTAAAGGATATAGGTTGTGCCTGCTTTCTCTACtctaattttcaattttcttttatttattacatgatTTGCTACTTTGGGTATGTGCTGCATGATTTCTGATGTATTCCAATTAAAATGTCTTTTGTTGCTGGGTAGGGACGATTCAGGAAGTTGACCATCCAGTTTCTGAGAAAACCAATGAAGGTGTTAGCTTAAAGCTCAAAGGGGATGCTTCTTCTGACAATCCTATACCAGATGGGATGACTGAACCTGAATCAGTAGCAACAATTGAAGAGAAAGTAATGAAGGAGCAACATTTTCAGTTGGATCCGATTGATGAGCTGAATGCTGTACTCCCACCATCTGGAACGACCAATGAGGTAGAACAAACTCAAATAATAAACGTGGGATCACTTCCAGTTCTGGTTTTGTCGGAGTCATGCGGATTTTTACCTGCCGAGAATGAAGAGTTATTAGTTACACAAGGAGATGCAGAGGCAGGTTTGGCTGATGAAGACATGTTGCAAAAGCATTTGGACGAGCAATTTCATGTGAATATGAACATGATAGAACATAATAATGGAGGCTTAAGGAGTCATTTAGATATCACAGAGCATATATCATCGGATCTATTGCACAGACTGACAGAACACTTGTATCTTGCATATTTTTCCAGGGATGTCTGTCTGTTGAAACTCAACGAACAATCAGAGTGGCAAAAAGAGCATGACCATAAACATATCCAGTTGGTTAATGAGAATTATGTTTCCAGCGCTTTGGTCAATAATGTTCAGGGGCAGAATAAAAGTCTATCTGAAGAGCTTGAACAGTGCAAATCTGAGCTTCAGTCCATCAGTTATGCTAGGAAGGAGTTGGATGATCAATTTCTTGCTTCCAGGACTCAGGTGGATGATTTGTCTATGAAGGTTAATGAATTGAATTTGAAGCTGGATAATTCAAGAGATGAGTTGTCAAACAAGTCAGCAGAATTGGCTAGTTCAGCGGCTTTGTTGGAAGCTTTACAGATTGAAAATGCCAATTTgagagaaaatatgacattTGCAACGGTGGAGAACAAAAAATTACTtgatgataatttaaattatggtGATGAACGTGAAAAGCTCTTGGAAGATTTAACTAAGCATAATGGGTATTTGACATCATTACTTGttgaaaacataaatctaaATGTAAACTCTGCATCAATAGTGGAGGAGTTAAGGTGTCTGGAGGatttaaaagttgatattaTGCATCAAAATGAGAATTTGCTAAGCGAGTTGGCAGAGTTTAAAGCTACATTGGAAACCGTTCGGGATGAAAATGCCACATTAAATGGAAGGCTCTCTTTGGCAGCCCAGGAGAAAATAAACCTTGAGAGTGACAAGGATTATTTTGCTCGGGAAGTTGAGAAACTTGCATTATTGTTAGCAGATTGCAAAGGTTCATTAGACAGTTCAGAGgctgaaaatataaatttaaaagagaaCATCACTCTTGTAGTTGATGAGAGAAATAAGATCCAAGAAGACAATGCTAAGTTTAACTCGGAGAATGAAAAACTGTCCTTGGACTTGGCCGATATTCGAGGTGTACTGGAAAGTTTACAAGAAGATCATAACAAGACAATGAATGAGCTAAAAGAAGCAAATGTCCATCTTCATCAACTTGCCGAGGAAAATATTGGTCTCAACAGAAGCATAGACGAGCAGAAATCTGAAACTAAGCACTTCTCTAACAGTGTGTTATCTTCAGTTGGGCAGCCTGAGAAACTTGTTCAGGGTTCTGATGTATCGTTTGGAGACCAAATAAGTGGTGCAGATGAAGAGCAGCATCATAGCGATAATTTTGTTAATGGTTCATCTCTTGATCGTCTTATGTTAAATATCGACGAAAGGTCCCCCGCGTTTGTCATCCTGAAAAGGCACATAGATGAGGCTGTTGGTTTGGTCCAGAGATTCGACAGAACTATTGAAGAGATGATTCATAATTCAGCATCTATGAGCAGGTCAGTTCCGAAGAAGGTTGTTCCAGATGTATCACGACtgattcaagcctttgaatccAAGGCTAATACTGATGAACATGATGCAGAAGAAACACCTTTGACTGAAAACCGGTTGTTGGCagattcatataatttattgagGGAGCAAACACGAAGTCTTAAGGGAATTCTGGAGGAAGTGAACTTGGATGCTGCAAAAGCCAGTCAATTGTTAAATGAAGAGAGGGAAAAAAGGATTGTGGCTGAGTCTGCAGTTAAGGATCTCAGTATTAGCTATAATACTTTGAAGGACCATAGTGAAAGCTCAGAAGCTGTAAGCATCGAGCTTCTTGTTCTTTATGAAATTCTCAAACAACTTATTTCTGACGCGGCAACTAAAGATAGCGAGGTTTTGACTCTTTTTCAAACTTTAAGGCACCAATGGATGATTCATGAAGTAAAGAATGGTAAGCTGGGTGAAAAGCTTATGGACTACGAGTTACGTGTTAATGACTTGCTGATGCAGCTGGATGAAGCGAACTCAAAATCCACTGCAATGGAATCCTCATTCTCTAATGAAGTGGAAGTTCTGCATAAAGAACTGTCTGATAGGGTATTCTCATGTGAGCAAGAATGGAACTCTACTGTTGCCCAGGTTATTGAGAAAGTAAGGAAGCTTGAGTATGCAGTAGTAAATACAGCTTCGCCGATGCTCCCTATGAACAATCATGATGCCATAAATGTTGTAGACTTTGTGTCTGTTTCTGTTGATGCTGCTTCAGAGGTGATTGCGAGTCTGCAAGAGAAGGTTGAAACTTCAAATAAAGATAGAGAtgccattttaaatttataccaGGACTTGAGCCAAAAATTTGCTGACCTTCATGATAGAAACAAGTTATCTATTAGTGTGTTAGGCAATATTTATAGTACTCTGGGGAAATATGCAAGTGGTTCCATTGAAATAGAGCAATTTGCGCCAGAAGACCAGATTCTTGAAGGTCCTTTATTTCCTGTTAAGTGTGATACCCTTGTGGAACACCTGGAGACGGCATTGAGGGAGAGGCAAGAGCTAGAATCTATTAACAAGGTACTCAATTCTGAGCTGAAGAATACAACGAAAGTTATTGAGGAGCTGAAGGAAAGATCTCTCGATTCAGATATGGTTCGCCAAATGGTTGAAGACGTTGAAGATGCTTTTCCAGTTGAGTATGCAGAGACTGAATCAACTAAACTTGAATTACGTCTCCGATCTTTGATTTCTTGGCTTCTCAAGAAACTTGAAGAAAATAAGCAGGGTGATTTGTCTGAAAGAGCCTTTGTCTCCAAGGAACTTGAGTTGACTGAGTTGCATGGTCAAATAGATCAGTTAAGTTCCATGATTGCTGAACATGAAAatgataatttcatttttaaggAATGTTTATCACAGGCATGGCGTGATCTTATTGCTACCCGTTCTAAGgttctgaaaaaaataaatgaacttgAACAGTCAGAACATCGTGTATCTTCTATCAGAGAAAAGCTTAGCATTGCAGTTTCTAAGGGAAAGGGTCTGATTGGGCAGCGTGACAGTCTGAAGCAGTCCCTTGCAGAGATGTCAAGCGAATTGGAGAAATATTCTCAGGAATTACAGTTGAAAGATGCCAAGATTAGGGAGCTTGAAACTTATTCTGAGGCTGGTGAGAGGATGGAAGCTTTGGAATCTGAACTCTCCTATATTCGTCACTCAGCTACTGCATTAAGAGAATCGTTCCTCCTGAAGGACTCTATACTTCAGAGAATAGAAGAAATTCTGGAAGACCTGGAACTTCCGGAACACTTTCATAGTAGAGATACCATTGAGAAGGTTGATTGGATAGCTAGTCTAGTACAAAGGAACCTGTTGCCTCCTGCAGATGGGGATACAACAAGTGCTGTTGGAGGAGGGTCTCATTCAGATGTTGGTTTGCCTGTGATGGATGGTTTGAGTGAAGATGCAGAAAGAGCCTCACCTTCAGATGATGATCTGAGGAGAAAATTTGATGAGCTTCAAAGTAGATTTTATAGCCTAGCTGAACATAATGAAATGCTGGAAGAATCCTTGAAGGAAAGGAATGGTGATTTGCAACGGTGGGAAGAGATTTTGGACGGAATAAATATGCCATTGCAGCTACGATCGATGGATCCTGAAGATAGGTTTGAGTGGTTGAGAGGAGCCCTTTCTGAGTCTCAGCACCATTGTAATTCGCTACAGCAGAAGGTTGGCAATTTTGAAATCCTATGCCAGACATTGACGTCTGATCTTGAAGAATCACGAAAGAGCATATCCGATCTTCAGTTCAATTTCCAATCTGTTACTCATGAGAAAGACCATCTTTCTCATAGTTTGGGGACTCTAAAACAAGATTATGATTTGGCCTTTGAGAAGGTGGCCCAATTTGAGCTTGAGAATGGGAAGTTGCTCGAAGAGTTAAATAGTTTACATGAGAAATTGATTGAATTTGAAGAATCGAAAATGAGCTTATCTAAGCTTCAGTTGACTATCCAAGATGTTATTCATGAGAAAGAGCATCTTTCTGATAGTTTTAAGACTGTTAAACATGATTTAGACATGGCTTCTCAAAAGTCTCTCCAACATGAACTTGAGAATTATAAATTACAAGATGAGTTAACAGCTTTGAATGAGAAACTGGTCAAAAAGGTTCAGACAGAGGACCAAATTCAGTATATTGAAGGGAAGCTAAAAGGATTGCAAGATTTAGTCAATGATGTATTGCCGGACTCCGATGAAGATTCAGTTGATGATTCTAGCCATGTTCAGCATCTGGAGAGATCATTGAGGAAGCTATTAGAGAAATATTCATCAGCTTCACAAAACCTTACTCAGACAGAGGACCAAATTCAGTATATTGAAGGGAAGCTAAAAGGATTGCAAGATTTAGTCAATGATGTATTGCCAGACTCCGATGAAGATTTAGTTGATGATTCTAGCCATGTTCAGCATCTGGAGAGATCATTGAGGAAGCTATTAGAGAAATATTCATTAGCTTCACAAAACCTTACTCAGACAGAGGACCAAATTCAGTATATTGAAGGGAAGCTAAAAGGATTGCAAGATTTAGTCAATGATGTATTGCCGGACACCGATGAAGATTCAGTTGATGATTCTAGCCATGTTCAGCATCTGGAGAGATCATTGAGGAAGCTATTAGAGAAATATTCATTAGCTTCACAAAACCTTACTCAGACAGAGGACCAAATTCAGTATATTGAAGGGAAGCTAAAAGGATTGCAAGATTTAGTCAATGATGCATTGCCGGACACCGATGAAGATTCAGTTGATGATTCTAGCCATGTTCAGCATCTGGAGAGATCATTGAGGAAGCTATTAGAGAAATATTCATTAGCTTCACAAAACCTTACTCAGGTTGATTCTCACAATGAGGAACTCACAGGGACTTGTAATGACAGATCGATTCTACATGGAGCAGAAGAGGATGATGTATTATCATTATCTATAAAGAAAGAGCTTGAAGAGGCTTTGCATGATTTGAGCATATTGAAGGAGGAGAAAGAGAGATGTCTTGCTGACAATCAAGCACTTATCCTTGACATTGAAGCTTTAAATAGGAAAAAGCTTGAATTGGAAGAGCTACTACGTCAGGAGGAGCAGAAGTCAACCACTGTGAGAGAAAAGTTAAATCTTGCTGTCAGGAAAGGTAAGTCACTGGTACAACATCGAGATAGTCTCAAACAAGGTCTTGATGCAGCAAACTCTGAGCTGGAACGCCTGAAAAGTGAGGTTACCTATAATCAAAATGCTGTTATCGAGCTTGAGAAGAAAATCAAGGACTTGTCTTCTTCCCGGGAGAAGCTAGAGCTTGTAGAATCTGAGAATTCATTCCTGAGAAATCAAGTGGCAGAAACTGATAATTTATTGCAGGAGAAAGCACATTCTTTAAACTTGATTTCCTATGCTTTGAATAACATTGATGCTGATTTCAATCTTGACGATAGCAACCTAGTTCAAAAGCTGGAACAAATAGGAAAAAGATGGAATGACTTGAGTGCTGCTCTGGCATCTTCTCAACATGATTCACAGAAATCTAGAAGAGCTGCTGAGTTACTCCTTGCAGAAGTGAACGAAGtccaagaaagaaatgatgGACTGCAGGAAGAGTTGGCAACAGCTGCAAATGAGATTTCAGAATTATCTGCTGCAAAAGTTGAAGCTCTCTCACATCTTGAGAAGTTATCTGCTGTTCAAGCCGAGGACAAGAATAAGCAATTTTCTGAAATGATGGTGTTTAAGGCTTCTTTAGATCAACTTGGAGAGGAGTTCTCTATCATATATGATCTGCTAAATGATGCCCTTACTAATGATGTAGAACATCTGCATAACCTAAAGGCCAACATATTGTCATGTGCGGAATCTGATTATGCTTTCACTGATTCAAGTAGCTTTGTTGCCTCGGAGTCAGGAAAGAAGGTACTGTTTCTTTTTTTCCAAAGGCATTACATTGCGATTATAGCCTACTATTTGTTAGATAGGATGCATTTCTACATTGTGGAGGAGTAGACCCATTTTGTTATTGCGCCTATTTAgaaactagtattttgtcacaatcacgaTCTCATTGGAAAATCGtcaaaattaactaatattgaAGTATTTTTTCGTTtgctgtaatatttttttcttaatcacaatgagattattttttgaattattatccaaattatagtttgatttttgttgcttcatttggtatagacATAATTTTTTAGACCCTCATCCAACTTATagtgttttttttgtttcatttggtatgattatattatttttaggacCTGTTAGATTATTTTTCAGATCTGATTTTTGGCAAACATAACAAATCTTTTGCATCATGATCAACATTTTATGTTGGTAACAATACAACCCATCATGTAGCCTTTATGTTCCGTTTGTATGGGCAGCTTCATATGGTCTAGGGAACCAATTCGGTGTTTAGTTTATCTGTTGAGAATTTGGTGCTCGTCATCATCAATTGGTTGACAATTATTGGCTATAACTTAAACTAAGAGCTTCATGAGCCAACATAGGATGGTGGATGCACTCAAACTATAGAAATCCTCTCCACCACCACTGAACCACCATAGGAGAGAAGCATAGTTTTAATGAATTTGTCTCTAGTTAGCTTACAGTTGCTATTTTCTTTTCAGTTTTGTCGCACTGCTCAtatttctaatatattaattatacttGCTTCATAAAAAATTGAAGGATTATGTGGTCACCAAGTCAATGAAGGATGGGAATAGTTTTGCCGAATATTATACTTATATGGGGAATCAGTTACAAGAATTAAAGAAACTAACTGGCACACTTAAAGGAAGATTAGTCAACCATATAGCCGCATTTGATGACGGAGTTAAGCAATCACTTGAAGCAGCAGACATTGTTCATAAACAACTGGCTTCATATAAAGAGTCATGTGAATCCATGAAGGACAGTGTTGCCAGATTACAAAGCATTGCAAACGAGAAAGATACTACATCTACAATAATGCGCAAAAACATTTCCTTGCTTTTTGAAGCTTGCAGAAGATCAATCTCTGAAATGGAAAATTTGAAGCTTCACATAATGGGTAATAATGGTGATAGTACTCCAAACTCGAGGGTCAGCTTGGAGTCAACAACATATGCGGACTCTGGAAACATGCTTGGAGGAGAGATTCCTTGGTCCAATGAAGGTTCTGTTGGCACTATTGCTGATAGATTGTATCAAGTTGTGAAAGATTTTTCTCATATGCAAGTTGGTATTATCGAGAAAAGCCAAAAGGAAATGAAAGTTACTATCACAAACTTACAGAAAGAGCTTCAAGAGAAGGACATCCAAAGAGACAGAGTTTGTGCTGAACTAGTCAGTCAGATTAAGGACGTCGATGCTGCTGCAAGGAGTCACTTGCACAATCTTAAATCTGCAGAGCTTgaaataattgatttgaaaGAGCGTCTGAGGGTCACAGAGGAAGGGCGTAATTTATTGGAAAGGAGAGTCGCAGTGCTACAAGATGGTGAGGCCACCTCCAGGGAGTTGGTGGAGAAAGTTGGTTCACTGACTAGTGCTCTGGCGGCAAAGGACCAAGGTTGtctcatttttctttattttattttctagttTGTCTTctcccatttggaaacacttactGTTTGTCTGATGAAAGGCTATTtagatttaattcaaataacctcTTATCCggtcatcaaccaaaataccaaaTTACCCTTGTAATcccaaataatccattttttaaatgatattgtagtcatttaaccca
It encodes the following:
- the LOC124927086 gene encoding trans-Golgi network-localized SYP41-interacting protein 1 isoform X2; amino-acid sequence: MDKNKNRTDLLAAGRKKLQQFRKQKDTKGSKSSGKSGKHDHADADRPTVEEVKSVNESDDKAVVLPVTVDTKDDDNSLMPAVAINDDSIIVADLPSENTGVVDSSLNTNISKQGTDIVAQDDTVCFFDAEDVVPEETKVTFGTVLHDDITVSRELEVTDGADQEVDHPVSEKTNEGVSLKLKGDASSDNPIPDGMTEPESVATIEEKVMKEQHFQLDPIDELNAVLPPSGTTNEVEQTQIINVGSLPVLVLSESCGFLPAENEELLVTQGDAEAGLADEDMLQKHLDEQFHVNMNMIEHNNGGLRSHLDITEHISSDLLHRLTEHLYLAYFSRDVCLLKLNEQSEWQKEHDHKHIQLVNENYVSSALVNNVQGQNKSLSEELEQCKSELQSISYARKELDDQFLASRTQVDDLSMKVNELNLKLDNSRDELSNKSAELASSAALLEALQIENANLRENMTFATVENKKLLDDNLNYGDEREKLLEDLTKHNGYLTSLLVENINLNVNSASIVEELRCLEDLKVDIMHQNENLLSELAEFKATLETVRDENATLNGRLSLAAQEKINLESDKDYFAREVEKLALLLADCKGSLDSSEAENINLKENITLVVDERNKIQEDNAKFNSENEKLSLDLADIRGVLESLQEDHNKTMNELKEANVHLHQLAEENIGLNRSIDEQKSETKHFSNSVLSSVGQPEKLVQGSDVSFGDQISGADEEQHHSDNFVNGSSLDRLMLNIDERSPAFVILKRHIDEAVGLVQRFDRTIEEMIHNSASMSRSVPKKVVPDVSRLIQAFESKANTDEHDAEETPLTENRLLADSYNLLREQTRSLKGILEEVNLDAAKASQLLNEEREKRIVAESAVKDLSISYNTLKDHSESSEAVSIELLVLYEILKQLISDAATKDSEVLTLFQTLRHQWMIHEVKNGKLGEKLMDYELRVNDLLMQLDEANSKSTAMESSFSNEVEVLHKELSDRVFSCEQEWNSTVAQVIEKVRKLEYAVVNTASPMLPMNNHDAINVVDFVSVSVDAASEVIASLQEKVETSNKDRDAILNLYQDLSQKFADLHDRNKLSISVLGNIYSTLGKYASGSIEIEQFAPEDQILEGPLFPVKCDTLVEHLETALRERQELESINKVLNSELKNTTKVIEELKERSLDSDMVRQMVEDVEDAFPVEYAETESTKLELRLRSLISWLLKKLEENKQGDLSERAFVSKELELTELHGQIDQLSSMIAEHENDNFIFKECLSQAWRDLIATRSKVLKKINELEQSEHRVSSIREKLSIAVSKGKGLIGQRDSLKQSLAEMSSELEKYSQELQLKDAKIRELETYSEAGERMEALESELSYIRHSATALRESFLLKDSILQRIEEILEDLELPEHFHSRDTIEKVDWIASLVQRNLLPPADGDTTSAVGGGSHSDVGLPVMDGLSEDAERASPSDDDLRRKFDELQSRFYSLAEHNEMLEESLKERNGDLQRWEEILDGINMPLQLRSMDPEDRFEWLRGALSESQHHCNSLQQKVGNFEILCQTLTSDLEESRKSISDLQFNFQSVTHEKDHLSHSLGTLKQDYDLAFEKVAQFELENGKLLEELNSLHEKLIEFEESKMSLSKLQLTIQDVIHEKEHLSDSFKTVKHDLDMASQKSLQHELENYKLQDELTALNEKLVKKVQTEDQIQYIEGKLKGLQDLVNDVLPDSDEDSVDDSSHVQHLERSLRKLLEKYSSASQNLTQTEDQIQYIEGKLKGLQDLVNDVLPDSDEDLVDDSSHVQHLERSLRKLLEKYSLASQNLTQTEDQIQYIEGKLKGLQDLVNDVLPDTDEDSVDDSSHVQHLERSLRKLLEKYSLASQNLTQTEDQIQYIEGKLKGLQDLVNDALPDTDEDSVDDSSHVQHLERSLRKLLEKYSLASQNLTQVDSHNEELTGTCNDRSILHGAEEDDVLSLSIKKELEEALHDLSILKEEKERCLADNQALILDIEALNRKKLELEELLRQEEQKSTTVREKLNLAVRKGKSLVQHRDSLKQGLDAANSELERLKSEVTYNQNAVIELEKKIKDLSSSREKLELVESENSFLRNQVAETDNLLQEKAHSLNLISYALNNIDADFNLDDSNLVQKLEQIGKRWNDLSAALASSQHDSQKSRRAAELLLAEVNEVQERNDGLQEELATAANEISELSAAKVEALSHLEKLSAVQAEDKNKQFSEMMVFKASLDQLGEEFSIIYDLLNDALTNDVEHLHNLKANILSCAESDYAFTDSSSFVASESGKKDYVVTKSMKDGNSFAEYYTYMGNQLQELKKLTGTLKGRLVNHIAAFDDGVKQSLEAADIVHKQLASYKESCESMKDSVARLQSIANEKDTTSTIMRKNISLLFEACRRSISEMENLKLHIMGNNGDSTPNSRVSLESTTYADSGNMLGGEIPWSNEGSVGTIADRLYQVVKDFSHMQVGIIEKSQKEMKVTITNLQKELQEKDIQRDRVCAELVSQIKDVDAAARSHLHNLKSAELEIIDLKERLRVTEEGRNLLERRVAVLQDGEATSRELVEKVGSLTSALAAKDQETETLMQALDEEEIQMEDLRVKIEDLEKVIQQKNMDIENLEVSGGKVKKKLSVTVSKFDELHRLSENLLLEIEKLQSQLQERDSEVSFLRQEVTRSTNESLVLSRTNSKVNSEIHDLLTWLDTTMAKVLVNGVNSYDDDAEKHDEQKELLKKHFALLVSEVEELRAAAHINDTLLHEERSKVEELTHRQESLESSLHTKESELTILQKGVDLGHATDTVSEIVEVEPLINKWTTQRPSTSSQVRSLRKPNNDQVAIAIDADQATNEIREDEDDDKAHGFKSLTTSRIIPRFTRPLTEVVDGLWMSCDRALMRQPTLRLGVIIYWALLHALLGALL